In Bacillota bacterium, a single genomic region encodes these proteins:
- the sigH gene encoding RNA polymerase sporulation sigma factor SigH: MSAEPQRQPSSAYDDMLDEEIVESARCGERSAEEYLINKYKNFVRAKARSYFLIGADREDIVQEGMIGLFKAIRDFRSDKLASFRAFAELCITRQIITAIKTATRQKHIPLNSYVSLNKPIYDEESDRTLLDVLSGTKVTDPEELVISKEEFVDIESKMGEFLSDLEWKVLSAYLDGKSYQEIAGELRRHVKSIDNALQRVKRKLERYIEKRNETI; encoded by the coding sequence GTGAGTGCCGAGCCGCAGCGCCAACCATCTTCTGCGTATGATGACATGCTCGACGAGGAAATTGTCGAGAGCGCGAGATGCGGGGAAAGATCCGCCGAGGAATACCTCATCAATAAGTACAAGAACTTCGTTCGCGCCAAGGCCCGCTCGTATTTCCTCATCGGTGCTGACCGCGAAGACATCGTCCAAGAAGGCATGATAGGCCTCTTCAAGGCCATACGAGATTTCCGTAGCGACAAACTGGCTTCGTTCCGCGCTTTCGCTGAGCTATGCATCACCAGGCAGATAATCACGGCAATAAAGACAGCCACGCGGCAGAAGCACATTCCCCTGAACTCGTACGTGTCGCTCAACAAGCCCATATATGATGAGGAGTCGGACCGTACTCTCCTCGACGTGCTTTCCGGCACGAAGGTCACTGATCCTGAGGAGCTCGTGATTAGCAAGGAGGAGTTCGTGGACATTGAGTCCAAGATGGGCGAGTTTTTGAGCGACCTCGAGTGGAAGGTGCTGTCTGCCTACCTCGATGGCAAGTCGTACCAGGAGATAGCCGGGGAGCTGCGCAGGCACGTGAAGTCGATTGACAACGCGCTTCAACGAGTGAAGCGCAAACTCGAGCGATACATAGAGAAGCGAAACGAGACGATCTAG